A stretch of the Oenococcus sp. UCMA 16435 genome encodes the following:
- the dltD gene encoding D-alanyl-lipoteichoic acid biosynthesis protein DltD translates to MKKRLWQIFGPVIVAFLALLILLFAPFNYSHFSVKDEKKAAVALNSVAFKNQQLKKQALSDKETRYVPFFGSSEWERMDQFHPSVLANKYHRNYRPFLLGRRGTQSLTQYFAMQTILPELKNKQAIFVISPQWFVKKGVDSTEFNYYFSNLQGTEWLDSNTNSKTDRYAAQRLLKLQGQDKKGILTNIYKRVAKGKDLTKQEKWEIYLEKIVLEHEDQLFSRLQINDNYDRRILPRTKYLPKQFSYRNLNRSANKVAAKQTTNNRFGILNRFYSGRIKSFGLRRLKGAQKNISYIQSPEYSDFQLILNEFAKLNVNVMFVIPPVNRKWAAYTGLDLNKYQQAVKKIKYQLKSQSFNNVVDLSKDGGKPHFMQDTIHLGWCGWLAFDKKVNPFLSHPTKAPKYKINNHFLSEKWQRLKPDDANLKKFK, encoded by the coding sequence ATGAAAAAAAGATTATGGCAGATTTTTGGACCCGTCATTGTCGCTTTTTTGGCTCTTTTAATTTTATTGTTTGCACCTTTTAACTACTCGCATTTTTCGGTTAAGGATGAAAAGAAAGCTGCCGTTGCATTGAATTCTGTTGCTTTTAAAAATCAGCAACTAAAAAAACAGGCTCTCTCTGATAAAGAAACACGTTATGTTCCTTTTTTTGGTTCGTCAGAGTGGGAGAGAATGGATCAATTTCATCCTTCTGTTCTAGCGAATAAATATCATCGAAATTATCGACCATTTTTGCTCGGTCGTCGTGGGACACAGTCTCTAACCCAATATTTTGCAATGCAGACAATTTTGCCGGAACTGAAAAATAAACAGGCAATTTTTGTTATTTCTCCACAATGGTTTGTTAAAAAAGGTGTCGACTCGACTGAATTCAATTATTATTTTTCGAATCTTCAGGGAACCGAATGGCTGGATTCTAATACGAATTCAAAGACTGACCGTTATGCTGCGCAGCGTCTTTTAAAACTTCAGGGTCAAGATAAGAAAGGTATTTTGACAAATATCTATAAACGAGTTGCCAAAGGAAAAGACCTTACAAAGCAGGAAAAATGGGAAATTTATCTTGAAAAAATAGTTCTTGAACACGAGGACCAACTTTTTAGTCGTCTGCAGATCAACGATAATTATGATCGCCGTATTTTACCGAGAACAAAATATCTACCAAAACAATTTAGTTATCGAAATTTAAATCGTTCGGCCAACAAAGTTGCTGCAAAACAAACTACCAACAATCGTTTTGGTATTTTAAATCGTTTTTACAGTGGCCGAATCAAATCTTTTGGTCTTAGACGATTAAAAGGAGCACAAAAAAACATCAGTTATATACAATCTCCAGAATATTCCGATTTTCAGCTTATACTAAATGAATTTGCTAAATTGAACGTTAATGTGATGTTCGTTATTCCTCCTGTCAATCGTAAGTGGGCAGCATATACGGGTCTTGATTTGAACAAATATCAGCAGGCTGTTAAAAAGATTAAATATCAGCTGAAGTCTCAATCTTTTAATAATGTTGTCGATTTGTCAAAAGATGGAGGAAAACCTCATTTTATGCAGGACACGATTCATCTTGGCTGGTGCGGTTGGTTAGCTTTTGATAAAAAAGTAAATCCTTTTTTGAGTCATCCTACTAAGGCACCAAAGTACAAGATTAATAATCATTTTCTTTCTGAGAAATGGCAGCGATTAAAACCGGATGATGCTAATCTGAAGAAATTTAAATAG
- a CDS encoding alkaline ceramidase, with protein MKIGTARYCISPSYRKFYLLGYKTPVRNNPAAGIHDDIFCNALLFDNGNHDRVFVLSADLLELEDDMVEEVKSKLNELYGISRDQIILCVTHDHSSIRDFHKHWETGHFNQQYYDFLIETIIKAFEKCLVNLQVATAKYGKEVITGYYSNRNHPGELADNQIIVIKFYNKQNEAFACLLNWATHSTVLGPDNNQLTGDLAGQTCQKLGEQWGYYPLMVVGAAADSSNRNDRQGKDFAELERASSGLAEKVIGIPITKQVEFGSIVFQTLSHSIHPNMKKYHDQLQQTISDIKSGELLLKGSVPATELISKCQEQLKLNNYNLLLQFEVLDIGNLRFYIFPGELGSKFGLTMKSSTNKVAIIAGYANGFHYYFLPEREYGLSFETIGNPVPSGEAEKIVAKLIQSGQLIDK; from the coding sequence ATGAAAATTGGAACAGCGCGTTATTGTATTTCGCCCAGTTATCGTAAATTTTATTTGTTGGGTTACAAAACTCCGGTTCGGAATAATCCCGCTGCCGGTATTCATGATGATATTTTCTGTAATGCATTGCTTTTCGATAATGGCAATCATGATCGTGTTTTTGTTCTTTCTGCCGACCTGTTGGAACTTGAAGATGACATGGTCGAGGAAGTTAAAAGCAAATTGAATGAACTTTATGGAATTTCACGTGACCAAATAATTCTCTGTGTTACCCATGATCATAGCTCCATTAGGGATTTTCATAAGCATTGGGAGACGGGTCATTTCAACCAGCAATACTATGATTTTCTGATTGAAACAATTATTAAGGCTTTTGAAAAATGTTTAGTTAATCTTCAAGTCGCAACCGCAAAATATGGAAAAGAAGTTATTACTGGCTATTACAGTAATCGTAATCATCCAGGAGAATTGGCCGACAATCAGATTATTGTCATCAAATTTTATAACAAACAAAACGAAGCCTTTGCCTGCCTCTTGAATTGGGCTACTCATTCTACTGTCCTTGGTCCAGATAATAATCAATTAACGGGTGATTTAGCTGGTCAAACTTGTCAAAAACTTGGAGAACAGTGGGGATATTATCCATTAATGGTTGTCGGTGCTGCAGCAGATTCAAGTAATCGAAACGATCGGCAAGGAAAAGATTTTGCTGAGTTGGAGCGAGCTAGTTCCGGACTTGCCGAGAAGGTTATCGGTATTCCTATTACAAAACAAGTTGAATTTGGCTCAATTGTTTTTCAAACCCTTAGTCATTCGATTCACCCGAATATGAAAAAATATCATGATCAGCTGCAGCAAACTATCAGCGATATTAAATCCGGAGAACTTCTTCTTAAAGGAAGTGTACCGGCAACAGAGCTGATCAGCAAATGTCAGGAACAGTTGAAGCTTAATAATTACAATTTATTATTGCAATTTGAGGTTTTGGATATTGGAAATTTGCGTTTCTATATTTTCCCGGGCGAACTCGGATCTAAATTCGGTTTAACTATGAAATCATCGACTAATAAAGTTGCGATTATTGCTGGTTATGCAAACGGATTTCATTATTACTTTTTGCCAGAAAGGGAATACGGACTTTCGTTTGAAACAATTGGTAATCCAGTTCCATCAGGAGAGGCCGAAAAAATTGTTGCCAAGTTAATTCAATCTGGTCAATTAATAGACAAGTAA
- a CDS encoding PTS glucose transporter subunit IIA, whose product MFAFLNKNKHPDKRIVAPVTGKCVDLSEVPDPLFAKKVMGDGAAFIYDGDTIFSPCQGSVLMIASTKHAIGLMSVSGIEILLHVGIDTVNLHGEGFTSLVSKEEKVKIGKPLLRINRNFMKEKKIDLITSLVVTNGSSVNISVKNIGTQVTQGLSEIIVEKNGDTNYGL is encoded by the coding sequence ATGTTTGCCTTTTTAAACAAAAATAAGCATCCTGATAAACGAATTGTTGCGCCGGTAACGGGAAAATGTGTTGATTTGTCAGAAGTTCCCGATCCTTTATTTGCCAAAAAAGTTATGGGCGACGGAGCAGCCTTTATCTATGATGGAGATACAATTTTTTCACCTTGCCAAGGCAGCGTTTTGATGATTGCTTCTACAAAACACGCAATTGGTTTGATGAGTGTTTCCGGAATTGAAATATTGCTTCACGTTGGTATAGACACGGTTAATTTGCATGGAGAAGGTTTCACTAGTCTTGTGTCCAAAGAGGAAAAGGTTAAAATTGGCAAACCTTTGTTAAGAATCAATCGCAATTTTATGAAGGAAAAGAAAATCGATTTAATTACCTCGCTTGTTGTTACTAACGGTTCTTCCGTGAATATTAGCGTTAAGAATATTGGAACTCAAGTCACACAAGGATTATCCGAGATAATCGTTGAAAAAAATGGAGATACTAATTATGGACTATAA
- a CDS encoding Hsp20/alpha crystallin family protein yields MANEIMDRNDGLMDVSDMMGNLMSNFFGPRDDLWENARHNNSIMRTDVSENENEYSLKIELPGLDKKNIKIGYSNDNLTVSGVLNSSAEEKDKKNNIVRSERRYGNYSRSYYVPGVDENKISAKYENGILNLSLPKSNENQTHHIEIQ; encoded by the coding sequence ATGGCAAATGAAATAATGGACAGAAATGATGGACTAATGGATGTTTCCGATATGATGGGTAATCTGATGAGCAACTTCTTCGGACCGCGTGATGACTTATGGGAAAATGCTCGGCATAACAATTCGATTATGCGGACTGATGTTTCTGAAAATGAGAATGAGTATAGTCTAAAAATCGAACTCCCAGGTTTGGATAAGAAAAATATTAAGATTGGTTATTCAAATGACAATCTAACGGTATCGGGAGTTTTGAATTCCAGTGCCGAAGAAAAAGATAAGAAGAACAATATCGTTCGTAGTGAGCGTCGTTATGGCAATTACTCTCGCAGTTACTACGTACCCGGCGTAGATGAAAACAAAATCAGCGCTAAATATGAAAATGGTATTTTAAACTTGTCTCTACCAAAGTCCAATGAAAACCAAACTCATCATATTGAAATCCAGTAA
- the dltC gene encoding D-alanine--poly(phosphoribitol) ligase subunit DltC, which translates to MEKEVLAILEDISGEDLSNQMDNNYFDNGLMDSMATVDLVLALQDKFGINVPVSEFDRSKWDTPNKVIARVKELSNN; encoded by the coding sequence ATGGAAAAAGAAGTTTTAGCAATTTTAGAAGATATTTCTGGTGAAGATTTATCAAATCAAATGGATAACAATTATTTTGATAATGGCTTGATGGATTCGATGGCAACGGTTGATTTGGTTTTAGCCTTACAGGATAAATTTGGGATTAATGTACCGGTTTCGGAATTTGACCGTAGTAAATGGGATACTCCAAATAAAGTGATTGCAAGAGTTAAGGAGTTGTCAAACAACTAA
- a CDS encoding amidohydrolase family protein — MIIDANIYWLPNEIFVSEKMTNHFLRVIPREYGVYAYQREKEKNKREFVIEKPEGSENLNYFQGDYDLSAQLQNMDQAGVDIGIMKLPGCQEWLDLDLCIQFNNQMAETVKKSNGRFRALAVVPPSGDADSLRELKRCINELHMNGLQLSAHYGNKYLDDPMFRPLLRCANDLNIPVYIHHTPVPVEYNSLTDYNNLRRSYGRCEDQTIAVTREIFSGMFKDLPNLKMIHSMLGGGYFAYKNMFFPNDSGNGRFDAGSLDVARSLKNNIYFEMSHAQPWGKAELKCAVEVLGADHIIYGSSYPVKKDWLIGGPQYVNSLPISQDEKDMLLFKNAERIYGIK; from the coding sequence TTGATTATTGACGCGAATATCTATTGGCTGCCAAATGAAATTTTTGTTTCAGAGAAAATGACTAATCATTTTCTTCGGGTGATACCAAGAGAATATGGTGTTTATGCATATCAACGAGAAAAAGAAAAAAATAAGCGTGAGTTTGTAATAGAAAAACCGGAAGGTTCGGAAAATCTTAATTATTTTCAAGGAGACTATGATTTATCCGCTCAATTGCAAAATATGGATCAGGCCGGCGTTGATATCGGCATTATGAAATTACCGGGATGCCAGGAGTGGTTGGATTTGGATTTATGTATTCAATTTAATAACCAAATGGCTGAAACAGTTAAAAAAAGCAATGGTCGATTTAGGGCCTTGGCTGTTGTACCCCCATCGGGGGATGCCGACAGTTTGCGGGAATTAAAGCGTTGCATTAACGAACTTCACATGAATGGTTTACAACTTTCTGCTCATTATGGTAATAAATATTTAGATGATCCTATGTTTAGGCCTCTATTGAGATGTGCCAACGATCTAAATATTCCTGTGTATATTCACCATACTCCTGTACCTGTTGAATATAATTCCTTGACTGATTACAACAATTTAAGAAGATCATATGGACGTTGCGAGGATCAAACGATTGCTGTCACTCGAGAAATTTTCAGTGGAATGTTTAAAGATTTACCGAATTTGAAAATGATTCATTCTATGCTCGGAGGTGGTTATTTCGCCTATAAGAATATGTTTTTCCCGAATGACTCCGGTAATGGGCGTTTCGATGCAGGCAGTTTGGATGTGGCACGATCTTTAAAGAACAATATTTATTTTGAAATGTCTCATGCCCAGCCATGGGGAAAAGCTGAATTAAAATGTGCTGTCGAAGTTTTGGGAGCCGACCATATTATCTATGGTTCCTCCTATCCTGTAAAAAAAGATTGGTTAATCGGCGGACCGCAATATGTTAACAGTTTGCCAATTAGCCAAGACGAAAAGGATATGCTTCTATTTAAAAACGCAGAAAGGATATATGGCATTAAATAA
- a CDS encoding multidrug efflux MFS transporter, producing MQKDNQPVSLHVKLAILGLAGLAFCGVLIETSMNVTFPTLMKQFAISLNTVQWLTTAYLLLVAATISIAAYIEKRFVFKTIFFCSGLLFIIGVISSALAPNFLILLIGRLIQALSTGLAIPLLITEIMQQIPQKKQGSYMGIGGMVIALAPSLGPTYGGIITQDLSWRLIFWFVLPVGLIAWLIGLYFIEQKNSPSKIPFAWKQFISLILALMAITVAVNNAGIYGWTSIEFYGFLLAAILLLIIFVKLSTNSSQPLISISLFKKWEFVCPLLIYFLIQFIQLSFTFLLPNYAQLILKKGVMISGLMLLSGSLISAILQPLTGRMLDNFNVKTPLVIGAFFLISATFSFIIFQKYLSIVLIAILYVVYMIGFSFVFNNSLTYALQKLPLKLISDGNAVFNTLQQYAGSLGTSVASALLANGISTNGQQSNYNGSRHIFILDFISCLIVVILIFLIQKKKDK from the coding sequence ATGCAAAAAGATAACCAACCGGTTTCACTTCACGTCAAATTAGCAATTTTGGGTTTGGCAGGATTGGCATTTTGTGGTGTTTTGATTGAGACGTCCATGAATGTAACCTTCCCAACGCTCATGAAACAATTCGCCATTAGCCTTAACACGGTTCAATGGCTGACAACAGCTTATTTGTTACTTGTTGCGGCAACAATTTCAATTGCCGCCTATATTGAAAAGAGATTTGTTTTTAAAACAATTTTCTTTTGTTCGGGATTGCTCTTTATAATCGGTGTCATTAGTTCGGCCCTTGCACCAAATTTTTTAATTTTATTAATCGGCAGGTTGATTCAGGCTCTAAGTACCGGACTGGCGATTCCACTTTTAATCACAGAAATAATGCAGCAGATACCACAAAAGAAGCAGGGAAGCTACATGGGAATTGGTGGAATGGTTATTGCTTTAGCGCCTTCGCTCGGACCGACCTACGGAGGAATAATAACCCAGGATCTATCGTGGCGACTTATATTCTGGTTTGTACTTCCAGTTGGCTTGATTGCTTGGCTGATTGGACTTTATTTTATCGAGCAAAAGAATTCGCCAAGCAAAATTCCCTTTGCTTGGAAACAGTTCATAAGTTTAATCCTGGCCCTGATGGCAATTACAGTTGCTGTCAATAATGCCGGAATATACGGCTGGACTTCAATCGAATTCTATGGTTTTCTTTTAGCAGCAATTCTTTTATTAATTATATTTGTCAAGCTTTCCACAAACAGCAGCCAACCATTAATTAGTATTTCACTATTTAAAAAATGGGAGTTCGTCTGCCCTCTTTTGATTTATTTTCTGATTCAATTTATACAATTGTCTTTTACTTTTCTTCTGCCAAACTACGCCCAATTGATTCTTAAAAAGGGTGTAATGATATCAGGATTAATGCTACTTTCCGGAAGTTTGATTTCCGCAATCCTGCAACCTTTAACCGGCCGCATGCTCGATAATTTCAATGTGAAAACCCCACTCGTAATTGGTGCTTTTTTTCTTATATCCGCCACATTCTCTTTTATAATTTTTCAAAAATATTTATCAATTGTTTTAATCGCAATTCTATATGTTGTTTATATGATCGGTTTTAGTTTCGTCTTTAACAATTCGCTCACTTATGCCCTGCAAAAACTGCCATTAAAATTAATTTCCGATGGAAATGCAGTCTTCAATACTCTCCAACAATATGCAGGGTCGTTGGGAACATCGGTCGCTTCAGCACTTTTAGCGAACGGTATCAGTACAAATGGTCAACAAAGTAATTACAATGGCAGCCGACATATTTTTATTCTGGATTTTATCAGCTGCCTAATTGTAGTCATCTTGATATTTTTAATTCAAAAGAAAAAGGATAAATAG
- a CDS encoding PTS transporter subunit EIIC has product MDYKELATNILMNVGGKENVNDVIHCVTRLRFHLKDESKANDTVIKNMDGVMDVIHAGGQYQVVIGPQVDEVYDALVQVGGFQNKEEVPPDQGQNDEKNYDGKGQKQEGLFSRFLGLISSIFQPVLGILMASGMFKALVSLFTVTGIMSKTSGTYVILYALGDALFYFFPVALGWSAAKRFGMKELYGITLGGILVYPTLVTAATSKSLYTLFAGTAFSLPVRLSFLGIPVVTQTYSTTVIPIILIVWVASHIYKWLNKNLPAILRAFFVPFFTLLIAAPLGLIIIGPIAMVIQDGLSKLVIAMIGLNAGVAGLFLGTFWSILVMFGLHWAIIPLFAIDIAQHGYDVINPLIFAGALASMGSVLGVFLRTKDPKERSIAIPAFISSFFGINEPSLYGVLIPRKKVMISSFLSAGIGGAIAGFSGSKLYAFGASGPLGLPCFINPKGIDFGFIGLCLSGVVAFLLALISSMFFGAKKDVKDIK; this is encoded by the coding sequence ATGGACTATAAAGAATTAGCCACAAATATCTTGATGAATGTGGGCGGAAAAGAGAATGTCAATGATGTTATTCATTGTGTTACCCGATTACGTTTTCATTTAAAAGATGAAAGCAAAGCTAATGATACCGTGATTAAAAACATGGATGGCGTAATGGATGTTATTCATGCCGGAGGACAGTATCAAGTTGTCATCGGTCCTCAAGTTGACGAGGTATATGACGCTTTAGTACAAGTTGGTGGTTTTCAAAATAAAGAAGAAGTCCCCCCTGATCAAGGACAGAATGATGAAAAAAATTACGATGGAAAAGGGCAAAAACAAGAAGGATTATTTTCAAGATTTTTAGGCTTGATTAGTTCGATTTTCCAACCTGTATTGGGAATATTGATGGCAAGCGGTATGTTTAAGGCGCTTGTTTCATTATTTACAGTTACTGGAATTATGTCTAAAACTAGTGGAACATATGTGATTTTATATGCTCTTGGCGATGCTCTTTTCTATTTCTTTCCGGTTGCGTTGGGATGGAGTGCCGCAAAACGATTTGGCATGAAAGAATTGTATGGAATAACTTTGGGAGGAATTCTAGTTTATCCAACCTTAGTTACCGCAGCAACTAGCAAAAGTTTATATACATTGTTTGCTGGTACCGCGTTTTCTCTACCGGTACGGTTAAGTTTTTTGGGAATTCCTGTTGTTACACAAACGTATTCAACTACTGTGATTCCTATCATCTTGATTGTTTGGGTAGCTAGCCATATTTATAAATGGTTGAATAAAAATTTGCCAGCCATTTTACGAGCATTTTTCGTTCCGTTTTTTACCTTGTTAATTGCGGCTCCTTTGGGTTTAATTATTATTGGACCGATTGCGATGGTTATTCAAGATGGATTGAGTAAACTTGTCATTGCAATGATTGGTTTGAATGCGGGTGTTGCAGGTCTGTTCTTAGGAACATTTTGGAGTATTCTTGTGATGTTTGGTTTGCATTGGGCAATTATTCCATTGTTTGCGATAGATATTGCACAACATGGTTATGATGTTATTAATCCATTAATTTTTGCTGGTGCTCTAGCTTCGATGGGTTCGGTTTTGGGTGTTTTTCTTCGTACTAAAGATCCTAAGGAACGCAGTATTGCCATACCGGCTTTTATATCATCCTTTTTCGGTATTAATGAACCATCTCTTTATGGAGTTTTAATCCCACGTAAAAAGGTTATGATTTCCAGCTTTTTATCTGCTGGAATCGGTGGTGCGATTGCCGGTTTTTCCGGTTCTAAGTTGTATGCTTTTGGCGCCAGCGGGCCTTTGGGACTGCCGTGTTTCATTAATCCTAAAGGTATTGATTTTGGATTCATTGGACTTTGTTTGAGCGGAGTTGTAGCTTTTCTATTAGCTCTTATTTCCAGCATGTTCTTTGGAGCTAAAAAAGATGTTAAAGATATTAAGTAA
- a CDS encoding galactose mutarotase, with protein sequence MKIETKKFGEINGETVTKYTLINRHETKISLITLGATWQDFSIKEKDGRHQLLVNFDNLEDYVKTPYYLCKAVGRVAGRIAGAQFSIADKNYHIENNEKDYALHGGSHGFSFINWSAESRSDEKQASVIFKHYVKSSDDQYPGNLEATIIYTLTENDRVTVTFVGKSDQTTLFNPTLHAYFNVTDSQHDLKTQWLKINSSKKLELNANKIPTGNFLPVKGTDYDFQQKENLQDVLDKLKKDQNTIELDDIFLVTPNSQEPVAEIGDSTDKRRIKIYSQRNAVVVFTTNPLDPEREKQHDFNALAIECQTLPDAIHHQNFGDIILPAGKTAVYNIAYQYEH encoded by the coding sequence TTGAAAATCGAAACAAAAAAATTCGGAGAAATAAACGGAGAAACAGTAACTAAATATACTCTGATTAATCGTCACGAAACAAAAATATCTTTAATTACTTTGGGAGCTACCTGGCAGGATTTTTCAATTAAAGAAAAAGACGGACGCCATCAACTATTAGTTAACTTCGACAACTTAGAAGATTATGTCAAGACTCCTTATTATCTCTGCAAAGCGGTTGGCCGGGTTGCCGGAAGAATAGCTGGAGCCCAATTTTCAATCGCTGATAAGAATTATCATATTGAAAACAATGAAAAAGATTATGCTTTGCACGGTGGCAGCCATGGTTTTTCTTTTATTAATTGGTCAGCCGAAAGCAGGTCGGATGAAAAACAAGCCAGCGTTATTTTTAAACACTATGTTAAATCAAGCGATGACCAATATCCGGGAAATTTAGAAGCAACAATTATTTATACTTTGACCGAAAATGATCGAGTGACCGTTACTTTTGTGGGAAAATCTGATCAAACAACTCTCTTTAATCCAACTCTGCATGCTTATTTCAATGTGACTGATTCTCAACATGATTTAAAAACACAGTGGTTGAAAATAAATAGTAGCAAAAAGCTGGAATTAAATGCTAATAAAATTCCAACCGGCAATTTTTTGCCAGTAAAAGGAACTGATTATGATTTTCAACAAAAGGAAAATCTTCAAGATGTATTGGATAAATTAAAAAAAGATCAAAATACCATTGAATTGGATGATATATTTTTGGTTACGCCTAACAGCCAGGAACCGGTTGCTGAAATCGGCGACTCAACCGATAAACGCAGAATTAAAATCTATTCACAAAGAAACGCCGTTGTTGTTTTCACGACTAATCCGCTTGATCCAGAGCGTGAGAAGCAACATGATTTTAATGCTTTGGCAATTGAATGCCAGACCCTGCCTGATGCAATCCATCATCAAAATTTCGGTGATATAATTCTGCCGGCTGGCAAAACAGCTGTTTATAATATTGCTTATCAATATGAACACTAA
- a CDS encoding LysR family transcriptional regulator, whose amino-acid sequence MDSEYLKTFVTLAKGKNYTQAADLLYISQSSLTKRIQKIEKQLGVNLFNRNTKSVELSKYGYIYLEYAEKILQLEQECLKKIDQAVVHENSLIIGSIPSIGQYGISKEITNFIKDTGAEIKIITEPSGKLEKLLHSNQCDFAFIREVKDKKYSKQIPYAEDQMVAVLPKNHHLANLKEISISQLEKEFFLLEPKGSRPYNLCVNLCKNYGFVPNVIYTDRQIENIVDLVADGMGISLLMSKLVPKETSRIVSIPIKPTVSTSISLCYMTDANLTDLKRKFIAYIKNR is encoded by the coding sequence ATGGATTCGGAATATCTGAAAACATTCGTAACTTTGGCAAAGGGCAAAAATTATACGCAGGCAGCAGATTTACTTTACATTTCGCAATCATCGTTAACAAAAAGAATTCAAAAAATCGAAAAGCAGCTAGGTGTTAATCTATTTAATCGAAATACAAAATCTGTTGAACTCAGTAAGTATGGTTATATATATTTGGAATACGCCGAAAAAATTCTTCAATTAGAACAAGAATGCCTTAAAAAAATTGACCAGGCAGTAGTTCATGAAAACTCGCTAATAATTGGTTCGATTCCTTCAATTGGCCAGTATGGTATTTCTAAAGAAATTACCAATTTTATAAAAGATACAGGAGCTGAAATAAAAATAATTACCGAGCCTTCCGGAAAATTGGAAAAATTACTTCATTCCAATCAGTGCGATTTTGCCTTTATTCGCGAAGTTAAAGATAAAAAATATTCCAAGCAAATACCTTACGCGGAAGATCAAATGGTAGCTGTTTTACCAAAAAATCACCATCTTGCAAATCTGAAAGAAATTTCAATATCCCAGTTGGAAAAAGAGTTCTTTCTGCTTGAGCCAAAAGGTTCGCGTCCCTACAACCTCTGCGTAAATTTATGCAAAAATTATGGATTCGTTCCAAATGTTATTTATACTGACAGGCAAATTGAAAACATTGTTGATCTTGTGGCTGACGGAATGGGAATTTCATTGTTAATGAGCAAACTCGTTCCAAAGGAAACATCGAGAATCGTTTCAATACCAATCAAACCAACAGTATCGACAAGCATATCGCTATGCTACATGACAGATGCTAATTTAACCGATTTAAAAAGAAAATTTATTGCCTATATAAAAAATAGATGA
- a CDS encoding MFS transporter — protein sequence MNYFSNYRNLPKEIYIIFISRIIDAAGSFVQPLLTLILIEKIGLSAAESGFYITIQGVLSAPGMIIGGKLTDLLGRKKIILLSQIPGALVLMFCASIKSSSILLVYFLILSSILYSISSPAYDALLADITIPKNRQASYSLSYMGWNLGYAIGPILGGLLFKNALPFLFFGDGITTLVSMVLVATFIGETKGKKDQEIDFAKRPLEISQEGSVFRILLQRPIIICFALILFCYEFVYAQWGFALPLQLSDLFGKNGAFLYGTLASFNGILVIILTPLLTKITKKISAITVMSIGGFCFVVSFGSLAFVHVLFPFYFDLFLMTIGEILISINSSVFIANHTPLSHRGRISAIIPIITGAGYVFSPIVMGNFISYASIKDAWFLAGGIVFIAACLMSLLKRIDN from the coding sequence ATGAACTATTTTAGCAACTACCGCAATCTTCCTAAAGAAATATACATTATTTTTATTTCTCGGATCATCGATGCGGCCGGATCCTTTGTTCAACCGCTTTTAACTTTGATTTTAATCGAAAAAATCGGGCTAAGCGCTGCCGAATCAGGTTTCTATATTACAATTCAGGGAGTTTTATCTGCTCCGGGAATGATTATTGGTGGAAAACTTACCGATTTACTCGGCCGTAAAAAAATTATTCTCCTATCACAAATACCCGGGGCATTGGTTCTGATGTTTTGTGCTTCGATCAAAAGCTCATCGATACTATTGGTCTATTTTTTAATTCTCTCTTCGATTCTTTATTCCATTTCCTCCCCGGCGTATGATGCCCTTTTGGCCGATATAACTATTCCAAAAAATCGTCAAGCCTCTTATTCACTGTCCTATATGGGCTGGAATTTAGGTTACGCAATCGGGCCAATACTTGGTGGCTTGTTGTTTAAAAATGCTTTGCCTTTTCTATTTTTTGGTGATGGAATAACAACTCTAGTATCTATGGTATTGGTGGCAACCTTCATTGGCGAAACAAAAGGAAAAAAGGACCAGGAAATAGATTTCGCCAAACGACCGCTTGAAATTAGTCAAGAAGGATCTGTGTTCCGTATATTACTTCAAAGACCGATAATTATTTGCTTTGCTTTAATTCTGTTTTGTTACGAATTTGTATATGCTCAATGGGGATTCGCGCTTCCTTTACAACTTTCTGATTTGTTTGGTAAAAACGGGGCCTTTTTGTACGGAACTCTTGCAAGTTTCAATGGAATTCTTGTAATTATTTTGACACCTTTATTAACAAAAATTACAAAAAAAATCTCCGCAATTACTGTGATGTCGATTGGTGGTTTCTGTTTTGTTGTTTCTTTTGGTTCGTTGGCTTTTGTTCATGTATTGTTCCCTTTCTACTTTGATTTATTCCTTATGACCATCGGCGAAATCTTAATTTCAATTAATTCTTCGGTTTTCATTGCCAACCATACGCCGCTTTCCCATAGAGGAAGAATTAGCGCAATTATCCCGATAATTACCGGAGCCGGTTATGTATTTAGCCCGATTGTGATGGGAAATTTTATCAGTTACGCTTCGATTAAGGACGCATGGTTCTTGGCAGGAGGAATTGTATTTATCGCGGCCTGCTTGATGTCTCTTTTGAAAAGAATTGATAATTAA